One [Clostridium] saccharolyticum WM1 DNA segment encodes these proteins:
- a CDS encoding C40 family peptidase has translation MINNAWKTLGLMAFCGAMIIAGPSDVRADVISGPGLSYGNYMVTVNADNVTISKDEAGKETLMTASKGSSFEVVQDMGDGYVKVKINDTYGFLPAEGNATITSTDEETLAALEVKTQAQAAVDFRQGIVNYALQFVGGRYAYGGSDPRTGVDCSGFTRYVMQHAAGLTINRSSGGQASQGKAVSADQMRPGDLIFYGSGSSINHVAMYIGNGQVVHSSTYSTGIKTSPWNYRTPVKIVNVLGD, from the coding sequence ATGATAAACAATGCATGGAAAACGTTAGGCCTTATGGCTTTTTGCGGCGCAATGATAATTGCAGGTCCTTCAGATGTAAGAGCAGATGTAATTTCAGGTCCAGGACTCAGTTATGGGAACTATATGGTGACTGTTAATGCAGATAACGTAACGATCAGCAAGGATGAAGCTGGTAAGGAAACACTGATGACCGCTTCAAAAGGATCTTCCTTTGAAGTTGTTCAGGATATGGGCGATGGATATGTTAAGGTAAAGATCAATGATACATATGGCTTTTTGCCGGCAGAAGGGAATGCCACCATAACATCTACCGATGAGGAAACACTGGCGGCCCTGGAGGTAAAGACTCAGGCTCAGGCAGCGGTCGATTTCAGACAAGGCATTGTGAATTACGCACTTCAGTTTGTAGGCGGACGTTATGCCTATGGCGGCAGCGATCCGCGCACCGGAGTGGATTGTTCCGGTTTTACCAGATATGTAATGCAGCACGCAGCAGGTCTTACCATTAACCGTTCCTCAGGTGGACAGGCCTCTCAGGGGAAAGCAGTCAGCGCTGACCAGATGCGCCCCGGCGATTTGATTTTTTATGGCAGTGGATCATCCATTAATCATGTTGCCATGTATATCGGCAATGGACAAGTAGTCCATTCTTCAACTTACAGCACAGGTATTAAAACATCTCCATGGAATTATCGGACACCTGTGAAAATCGTCAATGTTCTTGGCGACTAA
- a CDS encoding rhodanese-like domain-containing protein — protein sequence MFRTIPIWEVDHYINYYDNIMIIDLRSQSSYRQSHIMGAVNLPYEDMDQWMSSLPKDKLLIFYCSRGGQSMMACRKLEQAGYNVVNIANGIAYYKGKYMVRG from the coding sequence ATGTTCAGGACTATACCGATTTGGGAAGTGGATCATTATATCAATTATTACGACAATATTATGATTATCGATCTCCGCAGTCAGTCGTCCTACAGGCAGTCCCATATTATGGGAGCGGTGAATTTGCCGTATGAAGATATGGATCAATGGATGAGCAGCTTGCCAAAGGATAAACTTTTGATTTTTTATTGTTCCAGGGGCGGACAAAGCATGATGGCCTGCAGAAAATTGGAGCAGGCCGGATACAATGTAGTCAATATTGCCAATGGAATCGCGTATTACAAAGGAAAATATATGGTTCGCGGATAG
- a CDS encoding C40 family peptidase produces the protein MKNKMWKAMGLLGLLASLSWVSPNEAKAAEIAVETSTTLYAKLDMPVSVRDAANSEGTVLSQAGEGQTYEVVESPKDGWIKIKTQDGQGYIQSGSATLIEKTQEKVDKSVLMRQQIVDYALQFVGGRYVYGGVNPKTGVDCSGFTSYVLRNAAGVNLSHSSKSQSREGRSVSYEEARAGDLVFYGKNGSINHVALYMGDGRVVHASTEKTGIIITNVMYRKPVKFVRVLN, from the coding sequence ATGAAGAATAAAATGTGGAAGGCGATGGGGCTTTTAGGGCTTTTGGCAAGCTTAAGCTGGGTTTCCCCTAATGAGGCAAAAGCAGCGGAAATCGCTGTGGAAACCAGCACGACACTTTATGCAAAGTTGGATATGCCTGTATCTGTCAGGGATGCTGCAAATTCAGAAGGAACAGTACTTTCCCAGGCCGGGGAGGGACAAACTTATGAAGTTGTGGAATCTCCCAAGGATGGCTGGATCAAAATAAAGACCCAGGATGGTCAAGGATACATACAAAGCGGATCTGCGACGCTTATTGAGAAAACCCAGGAAAAGGTGGACAAGTCCGTTCTTATGCGACAGCAGATCGTGGATTATGCACTTCAGTTTGTAGGCGGCCGCTATGTCTACGGAGGGGTCAATCCCAAGACAGGAGTGGATTGTTCCGGTTTTACCAGCTATGTGTTAAGAAATGCGGCAGGTGTCAATTTAAGCCACAGTTCGAAATCCCAGTCAAGGGAAGGCCGCAGTGTCAGCTACGAAGAAGCCCGTGCAGGAGATTTGGTATTTTATGGAAAAAACGGGTCCATCAATCATGTGGCACTTTACATGGGAGACGGCAGGGTAGTCCACGCTTCCACAGAAAAGACCGGAATTATCATAACAAACGTCATGTATCGCAAACCTGTGAAATTTGTCAGGGTTTTAAACTAA